The sequence AGCGTTATCCCGAGGCTTTGACACGGGCTTTTACTCAGGCGGCGGAAATGATCGTCGCGGCCTCCGGGAGGGTGGTTTGTCTGACCGGCGCCGGAGTTTCGGTGGATAGCGGCATTCCTGCTTTTCGCGGCAGCCAGGGTCTCTGGGATCGTTATGATCCGCTTGAATATGCTGAGATTGACAACTTTCGGCGGAATCCGGAAAAGGTCTGGGGCATGCTGGCTGAAATGCTGATCGTGGTTGAAAGGGCGGTTCCTAATCAGACGCATAAAACGCTGGCCGAATTCGAGGAGAAAGGCTGGCTGCAGGCCGTGATTACCCAGAATGTCGACGGCCTGCATCAGGCGGCCGGCGCCCGACGGGTGATTGAATTCCATGGGACGAGCAGAAATCTGGTTTGTCTGGAATGCGACTGGTCCTGGCCACGATTCAGCCTGGTTGACAGCCGCATGCCGCCCCGTTGTCGCCGTTGTAACGCGATCTTAAAGCCGGACGTGGTTTTTTTTGGGGAACAGATTCCACGCCCGGCTTTGCTTGAAGCCACGGCAGCCGCGGAACAGGCTCGGGTTATGTTGGTGGTCGGAACTTCAGCCAATGTTCATCCTGCCGCCGAGATGCCGGTTTTGACGAAAAAAGCCGGTGGCCGGGTGATCGAAATAAATCTGGAACCGACCCCGCTTTCCGGGCGAGTGGCCGATTTGACGATTTTAGGTCCGGCCGCGATCGGCCTGTCTGAAATCATGCAGATCTGCGAGCGGATTGCCGGTCATGGCTGAATGCGTTCTCTATATTGAAGCCCTCGGCGGTCTCAGTGGCGATATGTTTCTCGGGGCTTTCCTCGACCTCGGCCTGCCGATGGCGGAACTGCGGACCAACCTTGAAAAGGTGGGTCTGGAGCGTTTTTTTTCCCTGCACCTGAGCTCGGTGCAAAAACATGGTATCGCCGCCCGCAAGGTTGATTTTTCTGCGTTGCCGCCGGCCCAGGTCAATCCGGCTCCGAAAACCCTGGGCGCCGTCGAGGCCCTGCTGACCGGCTGCGCCTTGCCGGAGCCGGTCGCGGTTTTCAGCCTGGCGGTGTTCCGGCAACTGGCGGCCGCCGAAGCCGAGGTGCATGGATCAACCCCGGAGCGGGTTCATTTTCACGAGGTTGGGGATTATGATACCCTGGCCGATATTGTTGGGGTGGCAACCGCTCTGGTCTGGTGCCGCCCTGATCTGGTCAGCCTCAAGCCGGTTCCGCTGGGAACCGGCTTCGTTGATTGCGCCCATGGTCGCTTGCCGGTGCCGGTTCCGGCCGTGCGCAAACTGCTGGTCGGTCTGCCGGTGGTCGAAAGCGGCATTGCCGCGGAGCTGGTGACCCCGACCGGCGCCGCTCTGCTGAAAACCATAGTTGAATTGTTTCCCGCGGCTCCCGGAGCCGGGGTGCACCCGGCTCCGGTCTGGGGCTATGGCGCCGGTCAGCGCGATCTGGTACAGAGGCCCAATCTTTTGAGTCTGG comes from Pseudomonadota bacterium and encodes:
- the larC gene encoding nickel pincer cofactor biosynthesis protein LarC, whose amino-acid sequence is MAECVLYIEALGGLSGDMFLGAFLDLGLPMAELRTNLEKVGLERFFSLHLSSVQKHGIAARKVDFSALPPAQVNPAPKTLGAVEALLTGCALPEPVAVFSLAVFRQLAAAEAEVHGSTPERVHFHEVGDYDTLADIVGVATALVWCRPDLVSLKPVPLGTGFVDCAHGRLPVPVPAVRKLLVGLPVVESGIAAELVTPTGAALLKTIVELFPAAPGAGVHPAPVWGYGAGQRDLVQRPNLLSLGLAGSVEDGEGKGLQAYRRENCLTLETALDDLTPEKLAALAENLRSDGALEVLSWPAVMKKGRLGVVLQVLLHEADEAVIVARLFSEGSTLGLRRRPGRRYLLERELETFSTSLGPVRCKIARDLNGNILNLKPEHDDLAALAGKLRRPLTRVEQQVLAELPQMESKA
- a CDS encoding NAD-dependent protein deacylase; protein product: MGKEIKRYPEALTRAFTQAAEMIVAASGRVVCLTGAGVSVDSGIPAFRGSQGLWDRYDPLEYAEIDNFRRNPEKVWGMLAEMLIVVERAVPNQTHKTLAEFEEKGWLQAVITQNVDGLHQAAGARRVIEFHGTSRNLVCLECDWSWPRFSLVDSRMPPRCRRCNAILKPDVVFFGEQIPRPALLEATAAAEQARVMLVVGTSANVHPAAEMPVLTKKAGGRVIEINLEPTPLSGRVADLTILGPAAIGLSEIMQICERIAGHG